TCCCGATTGGTCGCCGGTGAAGCATGTGGGTGGCTACAACAATTCACTGCCTAGCCCGCCGATTCACCAGCACACACCCATCATGGCCGCTGATGGTCGCGTCTGGACTGCGGGCTGTGGTTGCAATCTGTAGCTGGACTGCCGTGAGTTTTAGCCGCACGTTTCTTCGCACGGCTCGGCGGCATCGTGCGGCTGAAAGAGTTGCGGGTTGTCTTGCTTAGGAAAATGATTAGCGACGACGGCGAGAAATTCAAAGCGCGTGTTCACGTTCCCCACTGCGCCGCGAAAGTGCCTGGCCCCCGCTTTGCCCTGGGCATAGTTGCAGGCGAACTTCCGCATGAGCAGCGTGCCGCGCTCTTCGCCAAACCGTTCGCAGACGAGTTCGTAGTGCCGCAGCATCCAGTCGCGTTGTTCGTCGAGCGTCGGTTCGGGGGGAATCGGGTCGCCGCGCAGCGCTGCCGCACATTGAGCAAACAGCCAAGGGCGACCAAGCGACGCCCGGGCAATCATCACGCCGTCAACGTGATAACGTCGAAACGCTTCGACGACTTTCGCAGCTGAATCGAGATCGCCGTTGCCAATCAGCGGGATGTGCTTCAAGTGCTGTTTGATTTCGGAGATTTTCTCCCAATCGGCACTGCCGCGGAAAAAGTCCGAAGCGACGCGGCCATGTACGGTCAGGGCAGCCGCACCCGCGGCTTCGACAACGCGGGCAATCTCGCAGGCATTGATTGACGCGTGCGAACATCCGAGGCGAATCTTGGCAGTCACCGGCGTCGGCGCGCAGGCTTTGACCACCCGCTCGATGATCGCGCCGACCCGATCGGGAAACTTTAGGAGGTACGAGCCGCTGTGCGCCTTTTCGGTGAGGTCTTTCACCGGGCAGCCGAAATTGAGATCGACGACGCTTACCTGATATTCATTGGCCAGTCGTTCGCCAACGCGGGCGAGCGTATCGGGATCGTTGTCCCACATTTGCACGGCCAGCGGGCGGGCTTCTTCTTTCACGCCCCACAGTCGTTCGGGGGATTCCGCTTCGTGCTCTGCGAGCCAGACAAAACTCCGCGCGCTGACCATTTCGGTGGCAAGCAAACCGGAGCCGCCAAACTGGCGCACGATCTGGCGATAAGCAAAGTTAGTGAAGCCCGCCATTGGCGCTTGGAGAATCGGGGGATCGACCTTCACGTTGCCGATGTAGAGCGGCTTCACCTGAGGCAGCGCCTGATCGGCGGCGGGTGGCAGCGAGCCAGTTTGCGGAGCGGTATTTGGTAAAGTATCGAGCGTGGTCATCTCTGCAGTTTGCCTTCTGCAGGCGTTTCGCGCCAAGGGCAAGCAGTCAGAAAGATAGAAAGGGTCGAATGCCCCCCAGCGAGATTTCACCCAAGCAGCGATTTCGCCAGCAGGCCCGCGCGAGGCGCGCCGCCATCGATCGGCGCGCCGAAAGAAGCGCCGCGATCGCTGCACGATTGATGGCAATTCCGTTATGGGCTGCGGCTCAAGTGGTCTCGATCTACGTCAGTTTTCGGGATGAAGTCGAAACGCAGCTGCTCATCGAAGCAGCCCGCGCGAGCGGCAAACAAGTAGCAATTCCGCTCTGTTTGCCCGATAAGACGCTGGCGATGATCTCGCTGCTTCCTGGCGACGAATTAGTCCCCGGCAGCTTTGGGATTCTCGAACCGGCGCGCGCTGCTGGCACGAACGAGCGGCGGGTGACGGCGAGCCAGGCGCTCGATATCATCGTCATTCCCGGGCTGGCCTTCGATCGATCTTGCCAGCGAATGGGCTACGGCATGGGGCACTACGACCGCTACCTGCCGCTGCTACGAGGGGACTGTGTGAAGGTTGGGCTGGCCTACGACGCCCAGATGGTCGACCAACTGCCGACCGAACCGCACGACTCCCCCATGGATGTGGTGGTAACGGAAAGTGAGCTCATTCGTTCGTCCCTTTTCGACGGTTTGGCTGGTGATTCGCCGGGGAATGCGATAGGATGAACGAGGTCTGACGGGCTAAGCCGTGAGGCACTTGTCATTCCGTTCAGGGGCGATTCTTAGGCGATTTCTCAGGCAGGCCTTCACAGGCAAAGGGACAGTACGATGGCGATGAAACGATTTCGTGGCCGAGCGACTTGGTTGCTGGCCGGTTTAGCGATGGGGTTGCTGTTCGGCCTGGGGACCACTGCCGGTCTGCTCTGGTCTACGCAGACAACCGCGAATCAAGCTTCGGCAAATGCGATTCCCAGCCATCCCGCCTGGCCCAAGGGGTTGCCGCTGAATGCTTCGACCGCTTCAACGAGCGAGACGTTGGCGTTGTGTACCGGCCGCGTCGACGATCAAGTGGAAGGAATTTTCACGCTCGACTTCATTACAGGCGATTTGCAATGCTTTGTGATGAATCCCCGCGTGGGAAAGTTCGTGGGCTGGTTCAAGACTAACGTCACCACTCAGTTGCCCGTCGAAAAAGGGAAGAAGCCTTCGTACGTAATGACGACCGGCGCTTGGGAGCCAGTTGGCGCTTCGACGAATGCCCGCCCTGCTGGTTGCGTGGTGTATGTGGCCGACGCCAACACGGGCATGTTCGCCGCCTATACTTTCCCCTGGGTGCGCGGTGCTGCTTCGTCGGGCGTGCTGCAATCGACGCCGATGACTCCGCTCGATGGGAACAAAGCCCGCAATATTGTGCTCCGTTCCGAGTAAATCCATTTCAAGACGCTTCTTTCGCCGATTGCTGCTGTGAATATTGTGCTTAATGGAAAGGTGGAGCAACTGCCCGGCCCGTTGACGGTCGCGCAGTTGCTGGCCAGCCTGAAGATGCCGCAGCGTGGTGTGGCGGTCGAAGTGAATCACGAGATTGTCCCTCGCTCGCTGCACGAAAAACACGAGTTGCAGGAAGGCGATCGGCTAGAAGTCGTGTCGCTAGTTGGGGGCGGGTAAGCTGATGAGCCTCGCTCCTCCCGTCTCGTTGCCCGCCGAACAGACCGGCGATGAATCGCTGGTCATCGGCACGCACACGCTGCGCAGCCGCCTGATTGTTGGCACGGGCAAATACGAAACGTTTCCGCAGATGCAGCAGGCCCTCGATCTGTCGGGTGCCGACTGCCTGACGGTTGCCGTCCGCCGCGAACGCTTGTACGACGGCCAAGGGCAGAACATTCTCGACTTCATCGATCTTGCGCGCTACACGCTGCTGCCTAATACGGCCGGCTGTTACAACGCCGACGATGCCGTGCGCGTGGCGCGGATGGGGCGCGAGATTCTCCGCTCGCTCGAAAATGCCGGTGCCGATTGGGTGAAGCTCGAATGCCTGGGGGATCCCAAAACGCTCCTCCCCGATCCAATTGAAACGCTCCAGGCGACCGAGCGCCTGGTTGCCGACGGCTTTCAAGTTCTCGTGTACACCAGCGACGATCCAGTTCTCGCGCGTAAGCTCAAAGCTGCCGGCGCGACCGCGGTGATGCCCGCCGGCAGTCCCATCGGTTCGGGGCAAGGAGTGCTGAATGCCAATAACATTCGCATCATTCTTGAATATCTCAAAGCGGACGACCCGACCTACCCGGTAATCATCGACGCTGGTGTGGGTACCGCCAGCGACGTCGCGTTTGCCATGGAACTTGGTGTCGATGGGGTGCTACTCAATACGGCCATCGCGCACGCCCGCGATCCGCTAGGGATGGCCCGCGCCATGCGAGCAGCCTGTGATGCCGGCCGCTGGGCCTTTCAAGCGGGGCGGATTCCCCGCCGGCTCTATGCTCAGGCCAGCAGCCCCGAAGAAGGGGTCATCAGCTTACGGCCGTACTCGTCGTAACGATTATTCCTGCCCGGCACGCAACTGGACCGCGAGTTGACCATTCGCAGCCTGAGGTAAGCTCACATTCCACTCCATTTTGCCCGCTAAGGCTGGAAAACAACGCCGCCGCTGCGCACGATAGTGATTCTGCGCAACTGGTTCATTCGCAATCGAAGTAATCCTCTCGTTGTCACGCGCCTGATTCACTCATGCCTGTCGAAGCCGCTTGCCCTAGTTGCGACGGAAAATTTCGCCTGCCCGATACCGCGGCCGGGAAGAAAATCCGTTGCCCCAAGTGCAAAGGTCCGCTCGAAGTGCCACCGCTTTCCGCAGCTGAAGATGCTGCTGCGCCCACCTCGATCGAAACCAAGCCCGAGCCAGCCGCCCCTCAGCCCGCCGCGCTGGAACCAACGCCACCCGCAGCCTCCACCCCCGCGGGCAAGACCGTCGAAGCGAACTGCCCCAGTTGCTCCGGAAAGTTTCGCTTGCCCGAAGCTGCTGCGGGCAAGAAGATTCGCTGCCCCAAGTGCAAAGGTCCGCTCGAAGTTCCCCCGCTCGGCGCAACGTCATCCCCAACCGCGCCGGCCAGCACCGAAGGGCTGAAGTCTGCGTGGCGCGCCGCTTCGCAAGAACCGGCACCGACCGAGATGCTCAAGGCGGCATCAACCAAGCCAGCGGCAGAACTTCCGGCGATTGAGAAACCACTCCCCGAAAAACCACCGGCGGAAAAAGTTCCGGCGGAAAAAACACAACCCACCAAAGTGCCAGTTGTCGAAAAGCCCGTTGCCGAGAAAGAGAAAGTCGTCAGCAAGAAGCCCGTGGCGGAAAAGCCGCGAGCTGAAAAGCCTCAGCCGGAGAAAGCTCCACCGGCGAAGAAGCCCGCGCAGCCAACTGCCGAAGTGGTGACTACTGCTCCCGCCTCGAACAAACTCAAATTCATCGCCCCCGAGCCCACCGTACCGCAGTGGTTCTTTCGCGGCGAAGATGGCGAGGCCTTCGGCCCCGTCGATCGCCCGACGCTCGATGCCTGGAAAGAAGAAGGGCGAATCTCTGTCGATTGCCAGGTGCTGCAACAAGGGAGCGAGCAGTGGCAGTGGGCCAGCGATCTCTATCCCGAACTGGAAGAGGCCGAAGAGGAACCTGCGCCCAGCAGTCCAGCTGACAATTCCGAGGCTGACGAATCAGCTGACCTCGACGAAGAAGCGGCTTCGGCCGACACCAGTTTCGTCAGCAAGTCGAAGTCGCGCAGCGAAGTTGCGACCACTCGCCGCGCTGTTGACGAAGAGAGCGAACCCAACGAAGAGCGTCTCAGTCCGCACAGCAAACCGGTTGCCTTCCTGCTGGCGCTCACGCTCGGCTGGCTCGGCATTCACCGCTTTTACTTGGGGCACGTCAGCATCGGCCTGGCGATGCTCTTCACCTGCGGCGGCCTCTTCATTTGGAGCATCACTGATGCCCTCCGCATCCTCTTCGGCCATGTGACCGACTCCGAGGGGCTCAAGCTCCGCGATTGAGGTTTTTCACGTTAAGTGGAGCTAAACTGCCGTTATACCTGCTACCCCGTCATCAGCACTCCACCATCGATGTTGATGGCCTGGCCGGTCATGCCGCTGGAACCGGCGCTGGCGAGATAGACAGCCAGGGGAGCAATTTCGTCAGGCTCAAGTCGGCGGCCCATCGGCGTGGTACCTGCGACGATCTGCTCAACGCTGACGCCACGACGGGCCGCGTCGTAAGCGATTCGCTTGTCGTTCATCGCTGTGTGAACTGGGCCGGGGCAGATGGCGTTGACGGTGATGCCTTCCTGCACCACTTCCATCGCGAGAGTTCGCATCAATCCGAGGACACCATGCTTACTGGCGGTATAGGCGGCACCGTGCAGCGCCCCGATCTTGCCATTGATCGAAGCGACCATGATGATCCGCCCCGCGCGGGCCCGCTGCATCTCGGGCAAAACCTGTTTACACAGGAGATAGGGTGCCGTGAGATTTATCCGCAGCGTCCGCTCCCAAAAGGCATCGTCAAAGCTGACCACGGGCTGCGGATCGGCACTGCTGCCGATCCCAGCGTTATTCACCAACACTTGCACCGGTCCCCAAGCCGCGCGTACTTGTTGCACGATCTTGGCTGGCGCGGTGGCGTCTTCCAAATCAGCGGTGATACTAAGCGCGCTCGCGCCGAGCGACTTGATCTCCGCAGCGGTCTCGGCCAGTTCACCCGCCGAGCGCGCCGTGATGGCAACCTTCGCACCCTCACGCGCAAACGACACCGCAATCGAGCGGCCAATTCCACGTCCCGCACCAGTCACGAGACAAACTTGATCTTTGAGCAGCATGCAGCAGTCGCCTTGGATACCGTTGAAGTGAGGGCTTGATGGATGACGAGTAACACAAATCAGTCGAGCAACGCCAGCGACTTCAGGAACTGCTCCGTTCGCGAGAGGGTGTCGCGATAGAGCGTTTCTTCGAACATGAGGTAACCGTGCTTGCCATCTTTGGCGACCACCAGTTCGCTTCGATTGCCGGCCTTGCGCATGGCAGCGTCAAAGGCCAGAGCGCCGGCGAAAGGAGTAACGGTGTCGCTGGTGCCGTGAAAGGTGATTGTCGGCGGCAGATCTTTGCGAACTTGATGAACGGGTGAAATGGTTTCCCACTTCTCGCCGCACTTTGTGTTGCCATAGCCCGCTTTGGAAGTATCGATAACGGGATAGAGCAGGACGAGCGCGGCGGGAGTCGACGTGACGTTCGCGTCGTCGGACGATTCGTCGATGCCGGTGAACAGGGCTGTTGCTGCGGCCACGTGTCCACCTGCTGAGCCACCGCTGACGATGATCTTGTTCGGATCGATGCCAAGCTCCGCGGCGTGCGACTTCAAATAGCGAACCGCTGAGCGGCCATCTTTCACGCACTCGAACGGAGTGTTGCCGGCCTGCTTGTTGATCAGGCGATACTCAAGGCTGACGCCCACCATCCCAAGCTTGGCGAAATGATCTGCGAAGGGGTACATCCGGCGCGGTTCACCACCGGC
Above is a window of Anatilimnocola aggregata DNA encoding:
- the dusB gene encoding tRNA dihydrouridine synthase DusB; translated protein: MTTLDTLPNTAPQTGSLPPAADQALPQVKPLYIGNVKVDPPILQAPMAGFTNFAYRQIVRQFGGSGLLATEMVSARSFVWLAEHEAESPERLWGVKEEARPLAVQMWDNDPDTLARVGERLANEYQVSVVDLNFGCPVKDLTEKAHSGSYLLKFPDRVGAIIERVVKACAPTPVTAKIRLGCSHASINACEIARVVEAAGAAALTVHGRVASDFFRGSADWEKISEIKQHLKHIPLIGNGDLDSAAKVVEAFRRYHVDGVMIARASLGRPWLFAQCAAALRGDPIPPEPTLDEQRDWMLRHYELVCERFGEERGTLLMRKFACNYAQGKAGARHFRGAVGNVNTRFEFLAVVANHFPKQDNPQLFQPHDAAEPCEETCG
- a CDS encoding 5-formyltetrahydrofolate cyclo-ligase; the encoded protein is MPPSEISPKQRFRQQARARRAAIDRRAERSAAIAARLMAIPLWAAAQVVSIYVSFRDEVETQLLIEAARASGKQVAIPLCLPDKTLAMISLLPGDELVPGSFGILEPARAAGTNERRVTASQALDIIVIPGLAFDRSCQRMGYGMGHYDRYLPLLRGDCVKVGLAYDAQMVDQLPTEPHDSPMDVVVTESELIRSSLFDGLAGDSPGNAIG
- the thiS gene encoding sulfur carrier protein ThiS is translated as MNIVLNGKVEQLPGPLTVAQLLASLKMPQRGVAVEVNHEIVPRSLHEKHELQEGDRLEVVSLVGGG
- a CDS encoding thiazole synthase encodes the protein MSLAPPVSLPAEQTGDESLVIGTHTLRSRLIVGTGKYETFPQMQQALDLSGADCLTVAVRRERLYDGQGQNILDFIDLARYTLLPNTAGCYNADDAVRVARMGREILRSLENAGADWVKLECLGDPKTLLPDPIETLQATERLVADGFQVLVYTSDDPVLARKLKAAGATAVMPAGSPIGSGQGVLNANNIRIILEYLKADDPTYPVIIDAGVGTASDVAFAMELGVDGVLLNTAIAHARDPLGMARAMRAACDAGRWAFQAGRIPRRLYAQASSPEEGVISLRPYSS
- a CDS encoding NINE protein translates to MPVEAACPSCDGKFRLPDTAAGKKIRCPKCKGPLEVPPLSAAEDAAAPTSIETKPEPAAPQPAALEPTPPAASTPAGKTVEANCPSCSGKFRLPEAAAGKKIRCPKCKGPLEVPPLGATSSPTAPASTEGLKSAWRAASQEPAPTEMLKAASTKPAAELPAIEKPLPEKPPAEKVPAEKTQPTKVPVVEKPVAEKEKVVSKKPVAEKPRAEKPQPEKAPPAKKPAQPTAEVVTTAPASNKLKFIAPEPTVPQWFFRGEDGEAFGPVDRPTLDAWKEEGRISVDCQVLQQGSEQWQWASDLYPELEEAEEEPAPSSPADNSEADESADLDEEAASADTSFVSKSKSRSEVATTRRAVDEESEPNEERLSPHSKPVAFLLALTLGWLGIHRFYLGHVSIGLAMLFTCGGLFIWSITDALRILFGHVTDSEGLKLRD
- a CDS encoding SDR family NAD(P)-dependent oxidoreductase codes for the protein MLLKDQVCLVTGAGRGIGRSIAVSFAREGAKVAITARSAGELAETAAEIKSLGASALSITADLEDATAPAKIVQQVRAAWGPVQVLVNNAGIGSSADPQPVVSFDDAFWERTLRINLTAPYLLCKQVLPEMQRARAGRIIMVASINGKIGALHGAAYTASKHGVLGLMRTLAMEVVQEGITVNAICPGPVHTAMNDKRIAYDAARRGVSVEQIVAGTTPMGRRLEPDEIAPLAVYLASAGSSGMTGQAINIDGGVLMTG
- a CDS encoding alpha/beta hydrolase, yielding MKLSRPQLACLTLLLMAPLAFAQAPATKAPEAKAKTPDPVAKIAATLEPSKKLVYKTVGDRKLSMHVFEPAGWKASDKRPCFLTIHGGGWAGGEPRRMYPFADHFAKLGMVGVSLEYRLINKQAGNTPFECVKDGRSAVRYLKSHAAELGIDPNKIIVSGGSAGGHVAAATALFTGIDESSDDANVTSTPAALVLLYPVIDTSKAGYGNTKCGEKWETISPVHQVRKDLPPTITFHGTSDTVTPFAGALAFDAAMRKAGNRSELVVAKDGKHGYLMFEETLYRDTLSRTEQFLKSLALLD